A stretch of Cyanobacterium sp. HL-69 DNA encodes these proteins:
- the prfC gene encoding peptide chain release factor 3, producing MALTIEQELLKAVGKRRNFAIISHPDAGKTTLTEKLLLYGGAIHEAGAVKAKREQRKVTSDWMEMEKQRGISITSTVLQFAYRDYQINLLDTPGHQDFSEDTYRTLAAADNAVMLIDAAKGLEPQTRKLFEVCKLRSLPIFTFVNKMDRPGREPLELLDEIEQELGLKTFAVNYPVGMGNYFKGVYSRRQKAYHLFDRVVHGKDEAPEMIIPDGDKSIKDYLEADLYEQTLEELELVSEAGSDFDLEAIHAGKMTPVFFGSAMTNFGVRLFLDAFLEYALPPTPRNSTLGELEPTYPDFSGFVFKLQANMDARHRDRVAFVRVCTGKFEKDMSVNHARTGKSIRLSRPQKLFAQGRESIDEAYPGDVIGLNNPGMFAIGDTIYLGKKIEYDKIPSFSPELFAFLKNPNPSKFKQFQKGVQELQEEGAVQIMYSKDEFIRDPILAAVGQLQFEVVQHRLLNEYNVDSRLEPMSYGAARWVIDGWEALEKVGRLFNTMVVKDSLDRPVLLFKNEWNINQVQGDHPDLRLSAIA from the coding sequence ATGGCTTTAACGATTGAACAAGAATTATTAAAGGCGGTGGGTAAGCGTCGCAATTTTGCGATTATTTCTCACCCTGACGCTGGTAAAACTACGTTGACGGAAAAACTTTTACTTTATGGGGGTGCTATCCACGAAGCAGGGGCAGTGAAGGCAAAAAGAGAACAAAGAAAGGTTACTTCTGACTGGATGGAAATGGAGAAGCAGAGGGGAATTTCTATTACCTCTACGGTATTACAGTTTGCTTACCGTGATTATCAAATCAATCTTTTGGATACCCCCGGACACCAAGATTTTAGTGAGGATACCTATCGCACCCTAGCGGCGGCGGATAATGCGGTGATGTTGATTGATGCGGCTAAGGGTTTAGAGCCTCAAACCCGCAAGTTATTTGAGGTGTGTAAGTTGCGATCGCTCCCTATCTTTACATTTGTTAATAAAATGGATCGCCCTGGTCGTGAACCCCTAGAATTATTGGATGAGATCGAACAAGAGTTGGGTCTAAAGACTTTTGCGGTTAACTATCCCGTGGGTATGGGTAACTACTTTAAAGGGGTATATAGTCGTCGCCAAAAGGCTTATCATCTGTTTGATAGAGTCGTCCATGGTAAGGATGAAGCCCCAGAAATGATTATTCCCGACGGGGATAAAAGTATCAAGGATTATCTGGAAGCTGATTTATATGAGCAAACCCTGGAGGAATTGGAGTTAGTCAGTGAGGCTGGTTCGGATTTTGACTTAGAAGCTATTCACGCAGGAAAAATGACCCCTGTATTTTTCGGTAGTGCCATGACTAACTTCGGGGTGCGTTTATTCCTCGATGCTTTTTTGGAATATGCGTTGCCCCCTACCCCCAGAAACTCTACTCTAGGAGAATTAGAGCCTACTTATCCTGATTTTAGTGGTTTTGTCTTTAAGTTACAGGCCAATATGGATGCCAGACACCGTGACAGGGTGGCTTTTGTGAGGGTATGTACAGGGAAGTTTGAGAAGGATATGTCTGTAAACCATGCGCGCACGGGCAAAAGTATTCGTCTTTCTCGCCCTCAAAAGTTATTCGCCCAAGGGAGAGAGTCTATTGATGAGGCCTATCCTGGGGATGTGATTGGTTTGAATAATCCGGGGATGTTTGCCATTGGGGATACCATCTATCTAGGTAAAAAAATTGAGTATGATAAGATACCTAGTTTTTCTCCTGAGTTATTCGCTTTTCTCAAAAACCCTAATCCTTCTAAGTTCAAGCAATTTCAAAAAGGGGTACAGGAGTTACAGGAGGAAGGGGCTGTACAAATTATGTACTCCAAGGATGAATTTATCCGTGATCCTATTTTGGCGGCAGTGGGGCAGTTACAATTTGAAGTGGTGCAACATCGTTTGTTGAATGAGTATAATGTGGACTCAAGGCTAGAACCTATGAGCTACGGGGCGGCACGGTGGGTAATTGATGGTTGGGAAGCCCTTGAAAAGGTGGGTCGTTTATTTAATACCATGGTGGTTAAGGATTCTTTAGATCGTCCTGTACTATTATTTAAGAATGAATGGAACATTAACCAAGTTCAAGGGGATCATCCTGATTTACGGTTAAGTGCGATCGCCTGA
- the rimO gene encoding ribosomal protein S12 methylthiotransferase RimO, whose translation MGNKPTIAVSHLGCEKNRIDSEHMLGLLAQSGYQIDNTEELADYVIVNTCSFIESARQESVRTLIELAENNKKIIISGCMAQHFQEELLAELPEAVALVGTGDYQNIVDVVERVEKGERVKAVSAQPTYIADENIPRYRTTSEGVAYLRVAEGCDYSCAFCIIPHLRGKQRSRTIESIVNEAKQLADQGVQELILISQITTNYGVDIYGEPRLAELLRALGKVDIPWIRIHYAYPTGLTDKVIEAIRETPNVLPYLDLPLQHSDPDILKAMNRPWQGQVNDRIIERIKIALPDAVMRTTFIVGFPGETQQNFKHLLQFVKRHQFDHVGVFTFSPEEGTKAYHLGEQVPEEVKIARRNELMEIQQPIAAAKNEAEIGKVVPVLVEQENPATGELIGRSPRFAPEVDGIVYVRGEANLGSITSVRITDADVYDLYGEIEISQ comes from the coding sequence ATGGGCAATAAGCCAACCATCGCCGTCTCTCATTTAGGATGTGAAAAAAATCGTATCGATTCTGAGCATATGCTCGGTTTACTAGCACAATCAGGCTATCAAATTGATAATACCGAGGAATTAGCCGATTATGTGATCGTCAACACTTGTAGTTTTATTGAATCTGCTAGACAAGAGTCTGTCAGAACCTTAATAGAATTAGCCGAAAATAATAAAAAAATTATTATCTCTGGTTGCATGGCTCAACACTTCCAAGAAGAGTTACTAGCCGAACTACCCGAAGCGGTAGCATTGGTAGGTACAGGAGATTATCAAAATATTGTTGATGTCGTTGAAAGGGTTGAAAAAGGAGAAAGAGTAAAAGCTGTTTCCGCTCAACCTACTTATATTGCCGATGAAAATATACCTCGTTATCGCACCACCTCCGAAGGAGTTGCCTATTTACGGGTAGCCGAAGGGTGTGATTATAGTTGTGCTTTTTGTATTATTCCTCATTTAAGGGGCAAACAAAGATCCAGAACCATTGAATCTATTGTAAATGAAGCCAAGCAATTGGCAGATCAAGGAGTCCAAGAATTAATTTTGATCTCCCAGATTACTACTAACTATGGCGTTGACATTTATGGTGAACCCAGATTAGCAGAATTATTAAGGGCTTTGGGGAAAGTGGATATTCCTTGGATTAGAATCCATTATGCTTATCCTACAGGTTTGACGGACAAAGTTATTGAGGCTATCCGAGAAACTCCCAATGTACTACCTTATTTGGATTTACCCCTACAACATTCTGATCCAGATATTTTAAAAGCAATGAACCGCCCTTGGCAGGGTCAGGTAAACGATCGCATCATAGAACGAATCAAGATCGCCCTCCCCGACGCAGTAATGCGGACGACATTTATTGTCGGATTTCCGGGAGAAACGCAACAAAACTTCAAACATTTGTTACAATTTGTAAAAAGGCATCAATTTGATCATGTGGGAGTGTTTACATTTTCCCCCGAAGAAGGAACCAAAGCCTACCACTTAGGTGAACAAGTTCCCGAAGAGGTAAAAATCGCTCGTAGAAATGAATTAATGGAAATACAACAACCCATTGCGGCGGCTAAAAATGAAGCCGAAATCGGCAAAGTAGTTCCCGTTTTGGTCGAGCAAGAAAACCCTGCCACTGGAGAATTAATCGGTCGTTCTCCTCGTTTTGCCCCCGAAGTAGATGGCATAGTCTATGTCCGTGGCGAAGCCAACCTAGGTTCAATAACATCAGTCAGAATTACTGATGCCGATGTCTATGATCTCTATGGTGAAATTGAAATAAGTCAGTAA